One Malaclemys terrapin pileata isolate rMalTer1 chromosome 7, rMalTer1.hap1, whole genome shotgun sequence genomic region harbors:
- the LOC128841050 gene encoding uncharacterized protein LOC128841050: MQSSPAEMAVQSQNRKRAPAWTDREVLDLIAVWGDESVLSKLHSKRRNAKIYEKISKAMAERGYSRDATQCRVKIKELRQGYQKTKEANGRSGSHPQTSRFYEALHSILGAAATTTPPLTMDSEDGILSTAGSSDMLADGGDEEGDEEDEAVDSAYNADFPDSQDLFITLTEIPYQPSPAVNPDTESGEGSATTSATVSQPSLASHSQRLAQIRRRKKRTREDMFSELMGCSRAQAAQQTQWRENLSQMHRSHMDREERWRQEDQQATQTLLGLMREQTDTLRRLVDVLQERRQEDRAPLQSICNRPPPPPSPIPPSPKVQRRRGGRVRANSHSTPADCSSSRRLSFPKI; this comes from the exons atgcagagctctccagcagagatggccgtgcaatctcagaatagaaagagggccccagcatggactgatcgggaagtcttggatctgatcgctgtgtggggcgatgagtccgtgctttccaaGCTGCactccaaaagacggaatgcaaagatctacgagaagatctctaaagccatggcagagagaggatacagccgggatgcaacgcagtgccgcgtgaaaatcaaggagctgagacaaggctaccagaagaccaaagaggcaaacggacgctccggatcccatccccagacatcccgtttctacgaggcactgcattccatcctaggtgcggccgccaccactaccccaccactgaccatggactctgaggatgggatattgtccacagccggttcctcggacatgttagcggatgggggagatgaggaaggagatgaggaggacgaggcagtcgacagcgcttacaacgctgatttccccgacagccaggatctcttcatcacccttacagagatcccctaccaaccgtccccagccgttaacccggacacagaatctggggaaggatcagcca ccacatctgcgactgtctcacaacctagcctggcatcacactcccagaggctagcgcagattaggcgtaggaagaagaggacacgggaggacatgttctcggaacttatgggctgctcccgagcccaggcagcacagcagacccagtggagggagaacttgtcccaaatgcaccgatcacacatggatcgggaggagaggtggcggcaggaagaccagcaggcgactcaaacgctgcttggactaatgagggagcaaacggacacgctccggcgccttgtggatgttctgcaggaacggaggcaggaggacagagccccgctgcagtctatctgtaaccgccctcccccgccaccaagtcccatacccccctcacccaaagtccaaagaaggaggggcggcagagtccgtgcaaactctcactccacccctgcagactgctctagtagtagaaggctctcattccccaaaatttga
- the TPRA1 gene encoding transmembrane protein adipocyte-associated 1 isoform X1, giving the protein MVWLFRDAPRARCRWKRWGRSGGWGMARLGSRGGRMSQSVTSVVRFSTYDNITHSVTNALVMASDNVTALPQTTTWAINDTNITVPHKCLLLLYEDIGKSRVRYWDLMLLVPNVLFFVFLLWKLPSARAKIHVTSSPIFTTFYILVFVVALVGIARAVVSMTVSASDAATVADKILWEITRFFLLAIELSVVILGLAFGHLESNSSVKHVLVITTVLSLAYSVTQGTLEILYPDAHLSAEDFNIYGHGGRHFWLASSCFFFLVYSLVVILPKTPLKDRISLPSRKSFYVYAGILALLNLVQGLGSALLCVDIIEGLCCVDVTTFLYFSFFAPLIYVAFLKGFFGSEPKILFSYKCQVDEPEDVDVHLPNAYAVAKKEGVDSSFYSSTQIDTTAYLDDVASMPYHVGSVNSIDSDRWKAINA; this is encoded by the exons aggcaggatgtCCCAGTCCGTGACGTCTGTGGTGAGGTTCTCTACGTATGACAATATCACCCACTCTGTTACCAATGCCCTGGTTATGGCCTCAGATAATGTGACAGCTCTGCCCCAAACAACAACATGGGCAATCAACGACACCAACATCACTGTGCCACACAAGTGCCTGCTCCTGCTATATGAAGACATCGGGAAGTCCAG AGTTCGCTATTGGGACCTTATGCTTCTGGTTCCCaatgtgcttttctttgtctttcttctctggaaactgccctctgccagggcCAAGATCCATGTCACCTCCAGCCCCATCTTTACTACCTTCTACATACTA GTGTTTGTGGTGGCTTTAGTTGGGATTGCTCGTGCTGTTGTCTCCATGACAGTCAGTGCCTCTGATGCCGCCACAGTTGCCGATAAG ATCCTGTGGGAGATCACGAGATTCTTCCTCCTGGCCATTGAGCTGAGTGTGGTGATCCTAGGCCTTGCCTTCG GTCATCTCGAGAGCAATTCCAGTGTCAAGCATGTACTGGTGATCACCACAGTGTTGTCACTAGCTTACTCTGTTACCCAG GGGACACTGGAGATCCTCTACCCTGATGCTCACCTCTCAGCGGAAGACTTCAACATCTATGGCCATGGAGGAAGGCACTTCTGGCTCGCCAGCTCCTGTTTCTTCTTTCTG GTCTATTCCTTGGTGGTGATTCTTCCAAAAACTCCCCTGAAAGACCGGATTTCTCTGCCAT CTAGGAAGAGTTTTTATGTCTATGCTGGAATTCTCGCTTTGCTGAATCTGGTGCAGGGCTTGGGCAGCGCCCTTCTCTGTGTGGATATCATAGAAGGATTGTG CTGTGTCGACGTCACCACGTTCCTCTACTTCAGCTTCTTTGCACCTCTCATTTATGTGGCATTCCTGAAAGGCTTCTTTGG GTCTGAGCCAAAGATCCTTTTCTCCTACAAATGCCAAGTGGACGAGCCTGAGGATGTAGATGTGCACCTCCCCAATGCCTATGCTGTGGCCAAGAAAGAGGGCGTGGATTCCAGCTTCtactccagcacccagatcgaCACCACAGCCTACCTGGATGATGTCGCCTCAATGCCCTACCACGTGGGCAGTGTCAACAGCATTGACAGTGACCGCTGGAAAGCCATCAATGCCTAA
- the TPRA1 gene encoding transmembrane protein adipocyte-associated 1 isoform X2 produces the protein MSQSVTSVVRFSTYDNITHSVTNALVMASDNVTALPQTTTWAINDTNITVPHKCLLLLYEDIGKSRVRYWDLMLLVPNVLFFVFLLWKLPSARAKIHVTSSPIFTTFYILVFVVALVGIARAVVSMTVSASDAATVADKILWEITRFFLLAIELSVVILGLAFGHLESNSSVKHVLVITTVLSLAYSVTQGTLEILYPDAHLSAEDFNIYGHGGRHFWLASSCFFFLVYSLVVILPKTPLKDRISLPSRKSFYVYAGILALLNLVQGLGSALLCVDIIEGLCCVDVTTFLYFSFFAPLIYVAFLKGFFGSEPKILFSYKCQVDEPEDVDVHLPNAYAVAKKEGVDSSFYSSTQIDTTAYLDDVASMPYHVGSVNSIDSDRWKAINA, from the exons atgtCCCAGTCCGTGACGTCTGTGGTGAGGTTCTCTACGTATGACAATATCACCCACTCTGTTACCAATGCCCTGGTTATGGCCTCAGATAATGTGACAGCTCTGCCCCAAACAACAACATGGGCAATCAACGACACCAACATCACTGTGCCACACAAGTGCCTGCTCCTGCTATATGAAGACATCGGGAAGTCCAG AGTTCGCTATTGGGACCTTATGCTTCTGGTTCCCaatgtgcttttctttgtctttcttctctggaaactgccctctgccagggcCAAGATCCATGTCACCTCCAGCCCCATCTTTACTACCTTCTACATACTA GTGTTTGTGGTGGCTTTAGTTGGGATTGCTCGTGCTGTTGTCTCCATGACAGTCAGTGCCTCTGATGCCGCCACAGTTGCCGATAAG ATCCTGTGGGAGATCACGAGATTCTTCCTCCTGGCCATTGAGCTGAGTGTGGTGATCCTAGGCCTTGCCTTCG GTCATCTCGAGAGCAATTCCAGTGTCAAGCATGTACTGGTGATCACCACAGTGTTGTCACTAGCTTACTCTGTTACCCAG GGGACACTGGAGATCCTCTACCCTGATGCTCACCTCTCAGCGGAAGACTTCAACATCTATGGCCATGGAGGAAGGCACTTCTGGCTCGCCAGCTCCTGTTTCTTCTTTCTG GTCTATTCCTTGGTGGTGATTCTTCCAAAAACTCCCCTGAAAGACCGGATTTCTCTGCCAT CTAGGAAGAGTTTTTATGTCTATGCTGGAATTCTCGCTTTGCTGAATCTGGTGCAGGGCTTGGGCAGCGCCCTTCTCTGTGTGGATATCATAGAAGGATTGTG CTGTGTCGACGTCACCACGTTCCTCTACTTCAGCTTCTTTGCACCTCTCATTTATGTGGCATTCCTGAAAGGCTTCTTTGG GTCTGAGCCAAAGATCCTTTTCTCCTACAAATGCCAAGTGGACGAGCCTGAGGATGTAGATGTGCACCTCCCCAATGCCTATGCTGTGGCCAAGAAAGAGGGCGTGGATTCCAGCTTCtactccagcacccagatcgaCACCACAGCCTACCTGGATGATGTCGCCTCAATGCCCTACCACGTGGGCAGTGTCAACAGCATTGACAGTGACCGCTGGAAAGCCATCAATGCCTAA